In Chlorocebus sabaeus isolate Y175 chromosome 11, mChlSab1.0.hap1, whole genome shotgun sequence, one DNA window encodes the following:
- the RLIG1 gene encoding RNA ligase 1 isoform X1 — translation MKRLGSVQRKMPCVFVTEVKEEPSAKREHQPFKVLATETISHKALDADIYSAIPTEKVDGTCCYVTTYKDQPYLWARLDRKPNKQAEKRFKNFLHSKENPKEFFWNVEEDFKPAPECWIPAKEIEQINGNPVPDENGHIPGWVPVEKNNKQYCWHSSVVNYEFEIALVLKHHPDDSGLLEISAVPLSDLLEQTLELIGTNINGNPYGLGSKKHPLHLLIPHGAFQVRNLPSLKHNDLLSWFEGCKEGKIEGIVWHCSDGCLIKVHRHHLGLCWPIPDTYMNSKPVIINMNLNKCDSAFDIRCLFNHFSKIDNQKFARLKDIIFDV, via the exons ATGAAGCGCTTGGGCTCCGTGCAGCGGAAAATGCCGTGTGTGTTTGTGACGGAGGTGAAAGAGGAGCCTTCCGCCAAAAGGGAGCATCAG ccATTTAAAGTTTTGGCAACTGAAACTATAAGTCACAAGGCATTAGATGCAGATATATACAGTGCAATTCCAACAGAAAAAGTGGATGGAACATGTTGTTATGTTACTACCTATAAAG ATCAGCCATACCTTTGGGCTCGACTAGATAGAAAACCCAACAAACAAGctgaaaaaagatttaaaaattttctacattcaaaagaaaacccaaaag aatttttttggaACGTTGAGGAGGACTTCAAACCAGCTCCAGAGTGCTGGATACCAGCAAAGGAAATAGAACAAATAAATGGGAACCCAGTGCCTGATGAAAATGGACACATTCCTG GTTGGGTACCagtagagaaaaacaacaaacagtaTTGCTGGCATTCCTCTGTAGTTAATTATGAATTTGAAATTGCCCTGGTACTAAAACATCATCCTGATGATTCTGGACTTTTGGAAATTAGTGCAGTGCCACTTTCAGATCTCTTAGAACAAACACTGGAGCTCATAGGAACAAATATCAATGGAAACCCATATG GGCTAGGGAGCAAGAAACATCCATTACATCTTCTTATACCACATGGAGCATTTCAAGTAAGAAATCTACCTTCATTGAAGCACAATGATCTCTTGTCTTGGTTTGAAGGTTGCAAAGAGGGTAAAATTGAAGGAATAGTATGGCATTGCAGTGATGGCTGTTTAATAAAG gtcCATCGCCATCATCTTGGCTTATGCTGGCCAATTCCAGATACTTACATGAATTCAAAACCAGTTATTATCAACATGAACCTGAACAAATGTGACTCTGCCTTTGATATTAGGTGTTTGtttaatcatttttcaaaaatagataaTCAGAAATTTGCTAGACTCAAAGATATAATATTTGatgtataa
- the RLIG1 gene encoding RNA ligase 1 isoform X2: protein MKRLGSVQRKMPCVFVTEVKEEPSAKREHQPFKVLATETISHKALDADIYSAIPTEKVDGTCCYVTTYKDQPYLWARLDRKPNKQAEKRFKNFLHSKENPKEFFWNVEEDFKPAPECWIPAKEIEQINGNPVPDENGHIPGWVPVEKNNKQYCWHSSVVNYEFEIALVLKHHPDDSGLLEISAVPLSDLLEQTLELIGTNINGNPYGLGSKKHPLHLLIPHGAFQVHRHHLGLCWPIPDTYMNSKPVIINMNLNKCDSAFDIRCLFNHFSKIDNQKFARLKDIIFDV from the exons ATGAAGCGCTTGGGCTCCGTGCAGCGGAAAATGCCGTGTGTGTTTGTGACGGAGGTGAAAGAGGAGCCTTCCGCCAAAAGGGAGCATCAG ccATTTAAAGTTTTGGCAACTGAAACTATAAGTCACAAGGCATTAGATGCAGATATATACAGTGCAATTCCAACAGAAAAAGTGGATGGAACATGTTGTTATGTTACTACCTATAAAG ATCAGCCATACCTTTGGGCTCGACTAGATAGAAAACCCAACAAACAAGctgaaaaaagatttaaaaattttctacattcaaaagaaaacccaaaag aatttttttggaACGTTGAGGAGGACTTCAAACCAGCTCCAGAGTGCTGGATACCAGCAAAGGAAATAGAACAAATAAATGGGAACCCAGTGCCTGATGAAAATGGACACATTCCTG GTTGGGTACCagtagagaaaaacaacaaacagtaTTGCTGGCATTCCTCTGTAGTTAATTATGAATTTGAAATTGCCCTGGTACTAAAACATCATCCTGATGATTCTGGACTTTTGGAAATTAGTGCAGTGCCACTTTCAGATCTCTTAGAACAAACACTGGAGCTCATAGGAACAAATATCAATGGAAACCCATATG GGCTAGGGAGCAAGAAACATCCATTACATCTTCTTATACCACATGGAGCATTTCAA gtcCATCGCCATCATCTTGGCTTATGCTGGCCAATTCCAGATACTTACATGAATTCAAAACCAGTTATTATCAACATGAACCTGAACAAATGTGACTCTGCCTTTGATATTAGGTGTTTGtttaatcatttttcaaaaatagataaTCAGAAATTTGCTAGACTCAAAGATATAATATTTGatgtataa